The following proteins are co-located in the Penaeus monodon isolate SGIC_2016 chromosome 35, NSTDA_Pmon_1, whole genome shotgun sequence genome:
- the LOC119595164 gene encoding probable inactive protein kinase DDB_G0270444, which produces MVEVEEAVEVEVEPEVEEAVEVEVEQEVEEALEVEVEEAVEVEVVPEVEEAVEVVPEVEVAAEVEVYSPPRKARPPPRGPGENSGNLKDRLREDHLWRVFARTNH; this is translated from the coding sequence atggtggaagtggaggaagcagtggaagtggaagtggaaccggaagtggaggaagcggtggaagtggaagtggaacaggaagtggaggaagcgttggaagtggaagtggaggaagcggtggaagtggaagtggtacCGGAAGTGGAGGAAGCGGTGGAAGTGGTACCGGAAGTGGAAGTGGCAGCGGAAGTGGAAGTGTACTCCCCGCCTAGAAAGGCAAGACCGCCACCAAGAGGTCCAGGCGAGAACTCGGGAAACCTCAAGGACCGGCTTCGAGAGGATCACCTCTGGCGAGTTTTCGCTCGCACTAATCACTAG